A window of the Radiobacillus deserti genome harbors these coding sequences:
- a CDS encoding ketopantoate reductase family protein gives MGTKQNRLLIFGAGVIGSVYAVRFAQYGLDVTILARGKRLDELRRNGLRYNDNGTIKQIAVKTIEKLDNDDIYDFIFVPVRYDQAESALTALKDNQSKTIVTLINTIGYDTWLEIVGDRLLPGFPGAGGDI, from the coding sequence ATGGGCACCAAACAAAATAGACTTTTGATATTTGGCGCTGGTGTGATTGGAAGTGTGTACGCGGTCCGATTTGCACAGTACGGACTGGACGTCACCATACTGGCACGAGGAAAAAGGCTGGATGAACTTAGAAGGAACGGACTGAGATATAACGATAATGGAACGATAAAACAAATAGCAGTTAAGACGATAGAAAAGCTTGATAACGATGACATTTATGATTTTATCTTTGTTCCTGTACGATATGATCAGGCAGAGTCTGCCTTGACTGCGCTCAAAGATAATCAAAGTAAAACCATTGTCACCTTGATTAACACCATTGGTTATGACACCTGGCTTGAAATCGTGGGCGATCGGTTACTCCCAGGGTTCCCAGGTGCAGGTGGGGACATCTAA
- a CDS encoding transposase, whose amino-acid sequence MDTAIPEMATAIMTFQYWQVEFLHSFLYDYSNGFLAFCLTLKYERAG is encoded by the coding sequence ATGGATACAGCTATTCCTGAAATGGCTACAGCTATTATGACCTTTCAATACTGGCAAGTGGAATTCCTTCATAGCTTCCTCTATGACTACTCAAATGGTTTTTTAGCATTCTGCCTAACCTTAAAATACGAACGGGCAGGTTAG
- a CDS encoding transposase, whose amino-acid sequence MGKPIIIAGRFHFCRYIYCGLDRVRIRVQQTFHDCDRMKCKRMKHVFHEAKGELKKESYGI is encoded by the coding sequence CTGGGAAAACCAATTATTATTGCGGGTCGATTTCATTTTTGTCGCTATATTTATTGCGGATTGGATCGTGTGAGAATACGAGTCCAACAAACCTTCCATGATTGTGATCGTATGAAGTGTAAACGAATGAAGCACGTCTTTCATGAAGCGAAAGGTGAATTAAAAAAAGAGAGTTATGGTATTTAA
- a CDS encoding transposase family protein — protein sequence MNFTMNMLGFIVEMERKPHVCPCCGEETERINYYRHQKIKHLKCFE from the coding sequence ATGAATTTTACCATGAATATGCTAGGATTTATCGTAGAAATGGAGCGTAAACCGCATGTATGTCCGTGTTGTGGAGAGGAAACAGAACGAATAAATTATTACCGACATCAAAAAATAAAACATCTAAAATGCTTTGAGTGA
- a CDS encoding S-layer homology domain-containing protein codes for MSKKLRKISVSTLAATAAVASVAPAVSADTVDFTDLKPGDSHYEAVQALVADGIIQGYTDGTFKPNLELTRPQAAVLLVKAQGLEPLTGDELKANLFSDVDADYVYAGYIAAAKKAGFFKGNADNEFGVTKNLSREQMASVLVNTLGLEVTNEADINLSNVSATHKNSVQALADNGITNQLSDFRPGEDVTRGQFATFLKGSLDAVSPAVVSSVKALNEKTLEVTGTGLKSLKAEDVTLSGNVVASIDANAAGTSATVTFQNGFPQDTEQTVKIGDKEFKFTYSFSVDSVSLDEKTFDDDTVGQVLSFKVNGLQADTEYLRQAGYTVNYVAVDNTGTAATDFFKGTNPSTSSTGLLNDEITVGNYTVEIQVLKDGKVVVSDEKTISISDLESTTTAVDSVELTTGAGVVLNSTTLVTGETADVTEVIGDAAGKNDVELPTGSVVLSSSNPSVVSVNNQTLTANVAGTAKVTVKVGNATKEISVTVASDARTVAKVTPSESTVKVVDTQTRTIDVDAVDQYGDPIQLQAADITEDLPENASSQDLVIAGDLITTLTGSTSTGYTIQGDQVGNGTILFKDANDKVVGQVAVQVTDVNNVGSTKVEHTIASSSVDYSLAVGDIESYQVSKFNTNGFYNGAETLTTTAPAATGTLLVEAADNTVASVTLAASGTSVDVEGLKAGKTDIVIKDSTGLVKHKFTVTVSASQVALTKVNFKSTATVDYVGKTVSVSDILDVRTDGANDPIVYGVEHNANTIDKVRLEDTAPALPLLYIDSNADGAYVAADDILLGAVTAEVLTGATGTNLQALGGTNIDLIPGSYTTAANDKGTILFRVLVDGSDANTTYETNEAVATTTLNVNVK; via the coding sequence ATGTCTAAGAAACTACGCAAGATTTCAGTTTCAACTTTAGCAGCGACTGCAGCAGTAGCTTCCGTTGCACCAGCAGTATCTGCAGACACAGTGGATTTCACTGATCTTAAACCAGGAGATTCTCACTACGAAGCGGTTCAAGCATTAGTAGCTGACGGAATCATCCAAGGTTATACTGATGGAACATTCAAACCAAACCTAGAGCTTACTCGCCCACAAGCAGCAGTATTGCTTGTTAAAGCACAAGGTCTAGAACCACTAACAGGTGATGAGCTTAAAGCTAACCTATTTAGTGATGTAGATGCTGACTACGTGTATGCTGGATACATAGCAGCAGCTAAAAAAGCTGGATTCTTCAAAGGTAACGCAGACAATGAGTTCGGTGTTACTAAAAATCTATCTCGTGAGCAAATGGCTTCTGTACTAGTAAACACACTAGGACTTGAAGTAACTAACGAAGCTGACATCAACCTTAGCAATGTTAGTGCAACTCACAAAAACAGCGTACAAGCATTAGCGGATAACGGAATCACTAACCAACTTTCTGATTTCCGTCCTGGTGAAGATGTAACTCGTGGACAATTCGCTACTTTCTTAAAAGGATCACTTGATGCAGTATCACCTGCTGTAGTATCAAGTGTGAAAGCTTTAAATGAAAAAACTTTAGAAGTTACAGGAACTGGCTTAAAATCACTTAAAGCTGAAGATGTAACTCTTTCTGGGAATGTTGTTGCATCTATCGATGCTAACGCAGCTGGAACAAGCGCAACAGTAACATTCCAAAATGGTTTCCCACAAGATACAGAACAAACTGTTAAGATTGGCGACAAAGAATTCAAATTTACTTATTCTTTCTCAGTAGATAGCGTTTCTCTTGATGAGAAAACTTTCGATGATGATACAGTAGGTCAAGTATTATCATTCAAAGTAAATGGTCTACAAGCTGACACTGAATACCTTCGCCAAGCTGGCTATACTGTAAACTATGTAGCTGTTGATAACACAGGTACAGCTGCGACTGATTTCTTTAAAGGAACTAATCCTTCTACTTCATCTACTGGTTTACTAAACGATGAAATTACAGTTGGAAATTACACAGTAGAAATTCAGGTATTAAAAGATGGAAAAGTAGTAGTTTCTGATGAAAAAACTATTTCAATTTCTGATTTAGAATCAACTACAACTGCGGTAGATTCTGTTGAATTAACAACTGGTGCTGGTGTTGTATTAAATAGTACAACTCTTGTAACTGGTGAAACTGCAGATGTTACTGAAGTAATTGGTGATGCTGCTGGAAAGAATGATGTTGAACTACCAACCGGATCTGTGGTGTTAAGTTCTTCAAATCCATCAGTAGTATCTGTTAACAACCAAACACTAACAGCTAACGTTGCTGGAACAGCAAAAGTAACTGTTAAAGTTGGTAATGCAACTAAAGAAATTTCTGTAACTGTTGCAAGCGATGCTCGTACTGTTGCAAAAGTAACTCCAAGCGAATCTACTGTAAAAGTAGTAGATACTCAAACTCGTACTATTGACGTAGATGCTGTTGACCAATATGGAGATCCAATCCAATTGCAAGCTGCTGATATTACTGAAGATCTTCCTGAAAATGCTTCTTCACAAGACCTTGTTATTGCTGGTGATTTAATTACAACTTTAACTGGTTCTACTTCTACTGGCTACACTATTCAAGGTGATCAAGTAGGAAATGGAACTATCTTGTTTAAAGATGCAAATGATAAAGTAGTAGGTCAAGTTGCTGTGCAAGTAACTGACGTGAACAATGTTGGTTCAACAAAAGTAGAGCATACAATTGCTTCATCTTCTGTAGATTATTCATTAGCAGTTGGTGACATTGAAAGCTACCAAGTATCTAAATTCAACACAAATGGTTTCTACAATGGAGCAGAGACTCTAACTACTACTGCACCTGCTGCAACTGGAACATTACTAGTTGAGGCTGCTGATAATACTGTAGCTTCAGTGACTCTTGCGGCATCTGGTACTTCAGTAGATGTTGAAGGTCTTAAAGCTGGTAAAACTGATATCGTTATTAAAGATTCAACTGGATTAGTAAAACACAAATTTACTGTAACTGTATCTGCTTCACAAGTTGCATTAACTAAAGTTAACTTCAAGTCAACAGCTACTGTTGATTATGTAGGTAAAACAGTAAGTGTATCTGATATCTTAGATGTTCGTACTGATGGAGCAAATGATCCAATTGTTTACGGTGTTGAGCATAACGCTAACACAATCGACAAAGTACGCCTAGAAGATACTGCACCAGCTCTGCCATTGCTATACATTGACTCTAATGCTGATGGAGCATATGTTGCAGCTGATGATATCCTATTAGGTGCTGTTACGGCTGAAGTATTAACTGGAGCAACTGGTACTAATCTACAAGCATTAGGTGGTACTAACATTGATTTAATTCCTGGTTCATACACTACTGCAGCTAACGATAAAGGTACAATCTTATTCAGAGTTCTAGTAGATGGTAGCGATGCTAACACTACTTATGAAACAAACGAAGCTGTTGCAACTACAACTCTTAACGTTAACGTTAAGTAA